The nucleotide sequence CTCCCGATCAATCTGAGCTTTCGGACAGTACTGCCGGTAGTAGTTGGCCCGAATATGAAGCCCTTTGGTGGCTACTTCAACAAGACCAAATTGATATGACCCAAGCTCACCATCTATTGCGATCAATGATTCGGGAATCCCTTTTAGATGTCGCCAGTCTTTATCGGGGCTGGTTTTGTTGGCAAACTGCAACTCTCGGTATTCCCCAACTAACCACCTATCCTCTGATTGGGCTGCTCAGTGATGTCATGGAACAGTTACGGGAGTGGAAAACCCTGTATCCCTACATTCGCTCTCCTGATCAATACCTCCATCCAGGAGATTCCCCCCAGCCCCAGGCCCTCCTTGCCGAAAGTAGTTGGAAACTCCTCCAGGCCTGGATGCAGGATCAACTCAGTCTCCGGGTACTTTCGCGGCGCTTGGGGAGAGATATCAGTAGCGTTGGCAAAGTCATTCTGCCTTACCTCCACCAGGGCCTAGTACAACTCACCCCCCCTCCTGCTCCCCCCAGGCCAGTTGCCCTGCACATTCAACGCCACACTCCCCGGATCATGTGTGTGGACGACTCCCTCACCATTCGGCAATTTGTCGAAAAAACCCTCTCCCAGGCCGGCTATGAAGCCACAGGTATTGCCCACCCCCTCAAAGCCCTCAGCCTGATTTTTCAACTCCATCCCGACCTGATTTTCTGTGATCTGAATATGCCGGAACTCAATGGCTATGATTTTTGTGCCATGCTTCGCCACACCCCCCAGTTTCGTCATACCCCGATTATTATCCTCACCAGCCACAGTGGCCTCAGCGAACGGTTACGGGCCAATATCCTTGGGGCCAACAACTACCTAGCCAAACCCTTTAGCCCCGATGAATTACTATCCCTCGTTGAATACTATGCCGGCCGCCCTAATCCAAGCCTAAATGACCCTGAAAAAATCCTGCAAGATGTGCTCTGATCTCAGGCTCTGGCTCAGGGAATGATCATCAAAATCCGATCCTGATTCTGGGTCAACCCCCAATTCCAGCAGTTTTGTCCGTAACTGCTCTGCCCGTTCTCTCTCCTGCTCTGCCCGTAGTCGTTCTGCTTCAGCTTGTTGAGTCGCGATTGCCAAATTCTGCCGCATCTCAATCATGGTTTGAAACCGTTGCCCATTGGGATCATTAATTTCTAAAGTCTCTGAAGTCAGATAACGATCATAAAAAGCCAACTTACGATTCACTTCGGTGGCCGTGCTCCCTGGGGACAAGACTTCCACAACAACTTGCGGGGCAATATTTCCTTCTTCCCACTGCTGATAGGAACCCCAATAACCTTTAGGTCGGCCAAATGCCGCCATCGCATCGGGAGTAACACGAATTTCTGGCTGCCCTTTCACGGGATACCAGAGCAAATCGCCCGCCACAAACACATTGGGATCATCAGCAAATAGGCATTCTAAGTTTTCTTTGATCAGAATAATCCACTTAAACTGTAAGGTATTTTCTGCCATGGGTTGGCCATCGCTATCGGGATAGATGATGTCTGGCTGAATATTTCGCTCTAAAGAAAGGGGCATCATGCCTTAGCAAAAACCGCCTACCCCTCTAGCTCTTGGCTAGGTTGATAAGCGGCATCATTGGCGTTGAAATCCTGGCTAACTTACAACAGTCCAGTATTAGCTCCTGGTTTACCAGTAGAAAGCTCAACCTTAACGATCTTGCCTCCCATTTTTTGAATCCGTTGCTGTTCTTTAAACCAATTATCGTAGGGGACCAACTTAGTAAAATAGGTATTTTGCAATTCCCGCTGAGTCCGAATCCGGGTCTGGCTAGGAACGCAGGCAGTGATCTTAAACAGTCGCATAGGTCATCGGCTCCAAACCTTGTCCTGAGTAGTGTGGGTCTAAATTCATCTTCTCAAATACACTAAGTCTGGGTGCTCGGGATCAATATCAAACTGTTCAAGCAAAGACGAACATATTCCGGAGTAACACCAGTGAACATGACGGGGCCTGTACAGACTGAAACTCATCCCCAACATCCCAGACCTAAAGCACAATCAGAAATGTCTGATCGGTAGTTAGTTCTAGCTCAAACCAGAAGAAATGTAGTCAAAATAGACACCCATTTCTTTTCCAGCATCAGAACCCACCAAGCTAGCGGTGACTTCTTTCATGGCCTGGATCGCCTGCACGGTAGCGGCAATGGGCACGCCCAAGGAGTTGTAGGTTTCTTTCAAACCGTTCAATACCCGCTCATCCAAGATGGACGGATCGCCAGCCAACATGGCATAGGTGGCGTAACGGAGGTAGTAATCTAAGTCACGGATACAAGCGGCATAACGCCGGGTGGTGTACATATTCCCACCCGGCCGAGTGATGTCGGAGTACAACAAGGACTTAGCAACAGCTTCCTTGACGATACCAGCGGCATTGGAGCTAATCACGGTAGCGGCCCGGACGCGCAGTTCGCCAGTGGCAAAATAAGACTTGAGCTTTTCTAAAGCAGCAGTATCCAGATACTTGCCCTGCACATCAGAGGAGTTGATGACAGCGGTAATGGCATCTTGCATGGTTATAATTCCTCAGCAATGTTCTCAATAAGTTAAAAATTGAACGCAAGAGACCGCAGCCTTACTGCATGGCCCCAATGACGAAATCGAAGTAAGAACCAGCTTCAGCGGCATCTTCGGCAGACAAGAGGCTAGCAGCGGCATTTTTCAAACCACGCACACCTTCAGCCACGGCCGGGATGGGGGTACCCAAGGAGTTGTACATTTCCCGCACGCCAACAATCCCAATTTCTTCAATGGGAGTGACATCGCCAGAAACAATTCCGTAGGTGACTAAGCGCAGGTAGTAGTCCAAATCACGCAAGCAGGTGGCGGTCATTTCTTCGCCATAGGCATTACCACCGGGGGAAACCACATCAGGGCGTTTTTGGAACAATTGGTCACCTGCTTGTTTGACGAGCCGCTCCCGATTTTCGGTCAGGGCTTGGGCAATGCGTAACCGACGTTCGCCGGTGGTGACAAAGCTCTTAATCCGATCTAATTCACCGGGGCTGAGATAACGGGCCTCGGCATCAGCATTCACGATCGACTTCGTGACGACGCTCATTGAATTCCTCCAAGTTGGAATGAAAAAACTAGGGGCTTAGTATCTGAAGCTGGCAGAGCCAGAGTGAGTCGGGAGCATTATCGTCCTTGATCAGGGAGCCAAACTAGGGGCTAAACTAGCTAGCTCTCAGACGGGATCACCCCCGTGAGGTCAGAAACCTTCCGCAAAACATTGTCTGTTAATGCGAACATCAAACTACACCCTTGAAATGCTTTGTAACATTTCTGGGATTTTCCAAGCAAGGTTGGACATAAAAGCCATGAAAGCCAGGGGAGACGTTAATCAGTTGTTACATTTGTTCGCAAAGAACCGGGGCGTCTGGAAATAATTTTTAATAATTTTCAAGGGGGATCGGTAGAGTGTGTAGGCTCATTTTCTTCTTCCTCTTCGATCCTGTCCTGTGACCCATTGAGGGGGCTGATTGGGGTAGGTTAGGGCATAACTCTACTAGGCCATGGATCGGATTCTCAGAACAATCTCCCGAATGCGCTGTGATTAATCTGTACCTTGAAAGTCTTAATCAGTGATCAGAGTCATCGGCTGGGGAGTTAGAGAGATGAAAAAAATGAGTTGGACTGTGTAATCAAATTTATCAGGTCATTCTGTGAATGCATTTTGTCCTTTACCAATCGTCACCTCGTCCCCTAAAGTTAGGCATCAACCAGAGATCCCCATGGCAAGGTAAATTTAGACGATACGATTCAATGAATTCCCATGGCTTTGATCCGACTCCTTCACGCCAAGCTCCATCGTCTGCGAGTCACTGATGCCAATATTAACTATGTCGGGAGCGTTACGATTGACCTGGATCTCCTCAATTTAGTTGGCATTTTACCCCTTCAAGAGGTGGAAGTTTGGAATGCAACCAATGGCAACCGCTTCACAACCTATGCGTTACCAGGCCAAGCCGGAACGGGAACAATTTGTGTCAATGGGGCGGCAGCACATCTATGTGCCATTGGAGACATTGTCATTATTGCGGCCTATGAGATGAGAGAGCGGCAGGCTGTTCTTCAAGGTGGGCACCAGGCCCGTGTCGTGATTGCCGATGCCCAAAACCACTGCCAAGAATTGCTCGAACAATCTCTTTGGGAAACAGAGTTAGGGATGACCCTGAAAACCACCGTACAACCCCTAAACTAAAAATCGCTCCCAATCGGGCCCAAATTGAAACTGCATGGTGGGGAAGATGGCTTCGACATTATCATCGGGGCGGGGAATCACCACGGAGGAGCAAAATAGGGTTTCTTCTTTCGGGCTTTCGGCTGGAACTTTTTTAGCAGCCATTTCTCCCGCTGCAACCGAGGCCTGGACTTCAGCCACATCGCCTCGGACAATAATCGTCAGTCGGGCCCCACTGAGACGTTCATATCCCACCAATGTCACCCGCGCTGCTTTAACCATCACATCCGCCACAGCCAAGGCCGGGGGAGTTCCCAACACTTCTACCATTCCAACGGCTATCGGCACAGCTTATGACCTCGCATCTTTGGGCTAATGTTCATGATCAACCCATATTTTAATCCAGGAGCTACCCCAACCAAGCCTCGATAGTCGGAAATTCAATGATTCCAACCAATGATAAATATAAATATTTTTTATTGTTACTGTCACTAAGCCGATGGTGCTGGCCCTTAGGGATTGAATAGAGAAATGTCAGAAAGTTTCTTCTTGGCAGAATTCTTAAGATTTCTATAAATCCGCACCGTCAATGTATCGGCAGAGATGATGAGCCTCAGCGTTGCGCTGCAAAAGTGATCCCTAAAATTACGACTGCTACCCCAAAACTATTTGTGTTAGGTTATGCTTAATACATCGTGATAAAACATCATCAATATTATTTGAGACGTTAGATTTTCTGGCGTTGCTTCCTGTACCTTGTCCTTTTAGCCCAGGCCTGGAGTTAACTAAACCTATGGACTACATTGAGCAAATTTTGGAAACATTGAACTCTTGGTTAAAAAAACTGGTGGAACTCCTTGCCGGTGATGAGACTGAGCCAGCCCTTGAACCCATTCCAGTCCCAGTCCGGGATCGCAACGGTCGCTAAGCATTTCGGGATTCCCTGAATTTGATCACCATTGCTGTTATCCACGGCCCCAACTTAAATCTTTTGGGAACAAGAGAGCCTGGGGTTTATGGTTCAACCTCTCTTAAAGAAATTAACCACACTTTAGAGCAACTGGCTGAGTCTCTGGGTGTAAATGTTCTCT is from Synechococcus sp. PCC 6312 and encodes:
- a CDS encoding response regulator; translated protein: MEGSLSDLDFYSLLQSLSLTQRTGELYIEDEGGQYWLLLLTNGRILYIADIHSQSLHRLQDYLHGNNLRTPDQSELSDSTAGSSWPEYEALWWLLQQDQIDMTQAHHLLRSMIRESLLDVASLYRGWFCWQTATLGIPQLTTYPLIGLLSDVMEQLREWKTLYPYIRSPDQYLHPGDSPQPQALLAESSWKLLQAWMQDQLSLRVLSRRLGRDISSVGKVILPYLHQGLVQLTPPPAPPRPVALHIQRHTPRIMCVDDSLTIRQFVEKTLSQAGYEATGIAHPLKALSLIFQLHPDLIFCDLNMPELNGYDFCAMLRHTPQFRHTPIIILTSHSGLSERLRANILGANNYLAKPFSPDELLSLVEYYAGRPNPSLNDPEKILQDVL
- a CDS encoding Uma2 family endonuclease; this encodes MPLSLERNIQPDIIYPDSDGQPMAENTLQFKWIILIKENLECLFADDPNVFVAGDLLWYPVKGQPEIRVTPDAMAAFGRPKGYWGSYQQWEEGNIAPQVVVEVLSPGSTATEVNRKLAFYDRYLTSETLEINDPNGQRFQTMIEMRQNLAIATQQAEAERLRAEQERERAEQLRTKLLELGVDPESGSDFDDHSLSQSLRSEHILQDFFRVI
- a CDS encoding phycobilisome linker polypeptide, with the translated sequence MRLFKITACVPSQTRIRTQRELQNTYFTKLVPYDNWFKEQQRIQKMGGKIVKVELSTGKPGANTGLL
- the apcB gene encoding allophycocyanin subunit beta; this encodes MQDAITAVINSSDVQGKYLDTAALEKLKSYFATGELRVRAATVISSNAAGIVKEAVAKSLLYSDITRPGGNMYTTRRYAACIRDLDYYLRYATYAMLAGDPSILDERVLNGLKETYNSLGVPIAATVQAIQAMKEVTASLVGSDAGKEMGVYFDYISSGLS
- the apcA gene encoding allophycocyanin subunit alpha, producing the protein MSVVTKSIVNADAEARYLSPGELDRIKSFVTTGERRLRIAQALTENRERLVKQAGDQLFQKRPDVVSPGGNAYGEEMTATCLRDLDYYLRLVTYGIVSGDVTPIEEIGIVGVREMYNSLGTPIPAVAEGVRGLKNAAASLLSAEDAAEAGSYFDFVIGAMQ
- the panD gene encoding aspartate 1-decarboxylase, producing MALIRLLHAKLHRLRVTDANINYVGSVTIDLDLLNLVGILPLQEVEVWNATNGNRFTTYALPGQAGTGTICVNGAAAHLCAIGDIVIIAAYEMRERQAVLQGGHQARVVIADAQNHCQELLEQSLWETELGMTLKTTVQPLN
- a CDS encoding carbon dioxide-concentrating mechanism protein CcmK; the encoded protein is MPIAVGMVEVLGTPPALAVADVMVKAARVTLVGYERLSGARLTIIVRGDVAEVQASVAAGEMAAKKVPAESPKEETLFCSSVVIPRPDDNVEAIFPTMQFQFGPDWERFLV